A genomic window from Aquabacterium sp. OR-4 includes:
- a CDS encoding NUDIX domain-containing protein, whose protein sequence is MTERGAPPPQPGCEPHLVEHFSQGERVFDGRLLQVRRDTITLSTGEPATREYIVHPGAVMVVPLLDDGRLVMERQFRYPLGRVLIEFPAGKLDPGESVLACAQRELAEETGYRAAEWARAGLIHNACAYSTEGIELWFARGLSLGERQLDHGEHIDLLLLGVAELDALAARGEITDAKTLIGLQWLQRWQAGAWQLAWQATA, encoded by the coding sequence ATGACTGAGCGCGGCGCGCCGCCGCCGCAGCCAGGCTGCGAGCCGCACCTGGTGGAGCATTTCAGCCAGGGCGAGCGCGTGTTTGACGGCCGCCTGCTGCAGGTGCGCCGCGACACGATCACGCTGTCCACCGGCGAGCCCGCCACGCGCGAGTACATCGTGCACCCTGGCGCGGTGATGGTGGTGCCGCTGCTCGACGATGGCCGCCTGGTGATGGAGCGGCAGTTTCGCTACCCGCTCGGCCGGGTGCTGATCGAGTTTCCGGCCGGCAAGCTCGACCCCGGTGAAAGCGTCTTGGCCTGCGCCCAGCGCGAGCTGGCCGAAGAAACCGGCTACCGCGCCGCCGAATGGGCGCGGGCCGGGCTGATCCACAACGCCTGCGCCTACTCCACCGAAGGCATCGAGCTGTGGTTTGCGCGCGGCCTCAGCCTGGGCGAGCGCCAGCTCGACCACGGCGAGCACATCGACCTGCTGCTGCTCGGCGTGGCCGAGCTCGACGCGCTGGCCGCCCGCGGCGAGATCACCGACGCCAAGACCCTGATCGGCCTGCAATGGCTGCAGCGCTGGCAGGCCGGCGCCTGGCAACTCGCCTGGCAAGCCACGGCCTGA
- a CDS encoding DUF2818 family protein — protein MNSTLAVWLLLLLGFVTANLPFFSERVLLLGPLRPKKALGWRLLELLLLTGLTVGVGMLIEARIGQRSPQGWPFYAVALCLMLTFAFPGFTWRYLRRGRDD, from the coding sequence ATGAACAGCACCCTGGCCGTCTGGCTGCTGCTGTTGCTGGGCTTTGTCACCGCCAACCTGCCGTTCTTCAGCGAGCGTGTGCTGCTGCTGGGCCCGCTGCGGCCGAAGAAGGCGCTGGGCTGGCGCCTGCTCGAGCTGCTGCTGCTCACCGGCCTGACCGTTGGCGTGGGCATGCTGATCGAGGCCCGCATCGGCCAGCGCAGCCCGCAAGGCTGGCCGTTCTACGCCGTGGCGCTGTGCCTGATGCTGACCTTCGCCTTTCCCGGCTTCACCTGGCGCTATCTGCGCCGTGGCCGCGATGACTGA
- the nuoN gene encoding NADH-quinone oxidoreductase subunit NuoN, whose translation MNAMNWLVVYPEALLLLVACAVAMLDLFVTDEQRRPTFWLAQLGLAAVAAMHLAYYNDGATVYGMQRMMVSDPMGHLLAFFAVVATMVSIAYAQPYIAARDMLKGEFFSLSLFALLGIAVMVSANNFLVVYIGLELMSLSLYALVALRRDHGVSTEAAMKYFVLGALASGFLLYGLSMMYGATRSLEINEVFAAIGTGRINATVLTFGVVFVVAGLAFKLGVVPFHMWVPDVYQGAPTAVTLMIGGAPKLAAFAITIRLLVEGMLGLAVDWQQMMVVLAVCSLVVGNLAAIAQTNLKRMLAYSTISQMGFMLLGMTAGVVNNNTLSAGNAYSSAMFYAVTYVITTLGTFGLIMFLSRQGFEAEEISDLSGLNKRSPWLAGMMSIFMFSLAGLPPMVGFYAKLAILQALITTNLPFYIGLAVAAVLLSLIGAFYYLRVVKVMYFDAPTDASRPVRGSGISALLALNGAAVLGFGLLPGGLMGMCRDAILRALAT comes from the coding sequence ATGAATGCAATGAACTGGCTCGTCGTCTACCCCGAGGCGCTGCTGCTGCTGGTGGCCTGCGCCGTGGCGATGCTCGACCTGTTCGTCACCGACGAGCAGCGCCGCCCCACCTTCTGGCTGGCCCAGCTGGGCCTGGCCGCCGTGGCCGCCATGCACCTGGCGTACTACAACGACGGCGCCACCGTGTACGGCATGCAGCGCATGATGGTCAGCGACCCGATGGGGCACCTGCTGGCCTTCTTCGCGGTGGTGGCCACGATGGTGTCGATCGCCTACGCGCAGCCCTACATCGCCGCACGCGACATGCTCAAGGGCGAGTTCTTCTCGCTGTCGCTGTTTGCGTTGCTGGGCATCGCGGTGATGGTCTCGGCCAACAACTTCCTGGTGGTCTACATCGGCCTCGAGCTGATGAGCCTGTCGCTGTATGCGCTGGTGGCGCTGCGCCGTGACCATGGCGTGTCCACCGAGGCGGCCATGAAGTACTTCGTGCTGGGCGCGCTGGCCTCGGGCTTCCTGCTCTACGGCCTGTCGATGATGTACGGCGCCACCCGGTCTCTCGAGATCAACGAGGTCTTCGCTGCCATCGGCACCGGCCGCATTAACGCCACGGTGCTGACCTTCGGCGTGGTCTTCGTGGTGGCCGGCCTGGCCTTCAAGCTGGGCGTGGTGCCGTTCCACATGTGGGTGCCTGATGTCTACCAGGGCGCGCCCACGGCGGTCACGCTGATGATCGGCGGCGCGCCCAAGCTGGCGGCTTTTGCCATCACCATCCGCCTGCTGGTGGAGGGCATGCTGGGCCTGGCGGTCGACTGGCAGCAGATGATGGTGGTGCTGGCGGTGTGCTCGCTGGTGGTGGGCAACCTGGCGGCCATTGCGCAGACCAATCTGAAGCGCATGCTGGCCTACTCCACCATCTCGCAGATGGGCTTCATGCTGCTGGGCATGACCGCCGGCGTGGTCAACAACAACACGCTGTCGGCCGGCAACGCCTACTCGTCGGCGATGTTCTATGCCGTGACCTACGTGATCACCACGCTGGGCACCTTCGGCCTGATCATGTTCCTCAGCCGCCAGGGTTTCGAGGCCGAGGAGATCTCCGATCTGTCCGGCCTCAACAAGCGCTCGCCGTGGCTGGCCGGCATGATGTCGATCTTCATGTTCTCGCTGGCCGGCCTGCCGCCGATGGTGGGCTTCTACGCCAAGTTGGCCATCCTGCAGGCGCTGATCACCACCAACCTGCCGTTCTACATCGGCCTGGCCGTGGCGGCGGTGCTGCTGAGCCTGATCGGCGCCTTCTACTACCTGCGGGTGGTGAAGGTGATGTACTTCGATGCCCCCACCGATGCCTCGCGCCCGGTGCGCGGCAGCGGCATCAGCGCGCTGCTGGCACTCAATGGTGCGGCCGTGCTGGGCTTCGGCCTGCTGCCGGGTGGTCTGATGGGCATGTGCCGCGACGCCATCCTGCGCGCGCTGGCGACTTGA
- a CDS encoding NADH-quinone oxidoreductase subunit M — MGFGLLSVSIWLPIAFGILLLAIGRDDNAVTVRRVALLGALISFLVTLPLITGFQLDTAALQFQENLPWIERFNVRYHLGVDGISVWFVLLTAFITVIVVIAAWEVITDRVHQYMGAFLILSGLMVGVFSAADGLLFYVFFEATLLPMYIIIGIWGGPRRVYAAFKFFLYTLAGSLLMLVALIYLYYKSGGSFDIATWHKLPLPLNVQALLFFAFFAAFSVKVPMWPVHTWLPDAHVEAPTGGSVVLAAIMLKLGAYGFLRFSMPIAPDASREYDWFIIALSLIAVIYIGLVALVQQDMKKLVAYSSIAHMGFVTLGFFVFNELGVSGAIVQMISHGFVSGAMFLAIGVLYDRVHSRDIATYGGVVNTMPKFAAFALFFAMANCGLPATGGFVGEWMVILGTVKVNFWLGALAATALVFGAAYTLWMYKRVYFGPITNDEVRQLTDLNAREFLLMAVLAIATLWMGVYPKPFTDVMHTSVTELLKHVAASKLQ; from the coding sequence ATGGGCTTTGGTCTTCTGAGTGTTTCAATCTGGCTGCCGATCGCGTTCGGCATCCTGCTGCTGGCCATCGGCCGCGACGACAACGCGGTCACGGTGCGCCGGGTGGCGCTGCTGGGCGCGCTGATCAGCTTTCTGGTCACGCTGCCGCTGATCACGGGCTTCCAGCTCGACACCGCGGCGCTGCAGTTCCAGGAGAACCTGCCGTGGATCGAGCGCTTCAATGTGCGCTACCACCTGGGCGTGGACGGCATCTCGGTGTGGTTCGTGCTGCTCACCGCGTTCATCACGGTGATCGTGGTCATCGCCGCGTGGGAGGTCATCACCGACCGCGTGCACCAGTACATGGGCGCGTTCCTGATCCTGTCGGGCCTGATGGTGGGCGTGTTCAGCGCGGCCGACGGCCTGCTGTTCTACGTGTTCTTCGAGGCCACGCTGCTGCCGATGTACATCATCATCGGCATCTGGGGTGGCCCGCGCCGGGTGTATGCGGCGTTCAAGTTCTTCCTGTACACGCTGGCCGGCTCGCTGCTGATGCTGGTGGCGCTGATCTACCTGTACTACAAGTCGGGTGGCAGCTTCGACATCGCCACCTGGCACAAGCTGCCGCTGCCGCTGAACGTGCAGGCGCTGCTGTTCTTCGCCTTCTTCGCGGCCTTCTCGGTCAAGGTGCCGATGTGGCCGGTGCACACCTGGCTGCCCGATGCCCACGTCGAGGCGCCCACCGGCGGCTCGGTGGTGCTGGCGGCCATCATGCTGAAGCTGGGCGCCTACGGCTTTCTGCGCTTTTCGATGCCCATCGCGCCCGATGCCTCGCGTGAGTACGACTGGTTCATCATCGCCCTGAGCCTGATCGCGGTGATCTACATCGGCTTGGTGGCGTTGGTGCAGCAGGACATGAAGAAGCTGGTGGCCTATTCGTCCATCGCGCACATGGGCTTCGTGACACTGGGCTTCTTCGTCTTCAACGAGCTCGGCGTCTCGGGCGCCATCGTGCAGATGATCAGCCACGGCTTCGTCTCGGGTGCCATGTTCCTGGCCATCGGCGTGCTCTATGACCGGGTGCACAGCCGCGACATCGCCACCTACGGCGGGGTGGTCAACACCATGCCCAAGTTCGCGGCCTTCGCCCTGTTCTTCGCCATGGCCAACTGCGGCCTGCCGGCCACCGGCGGCTTTGTCGGCGAGTGGATGGTGATCCTGGGCACGGTGAAGGTGAACTTCTGGCTGGGTGCGCTGGCTGCCACCGCGCTGGTGTTCGGTGCCGCCTACACGCTGTGGATGTACAAGCGCGTGTACTTCGGCCCGATCACCAACGACGAGGTGCGCCAGCTCACCGACCTGAACGCCCGCGAGTTTTTGCTGATGGCGGTGCTGGCGATCGCCACGCTGTGGATGGGTGTGTATCCCAAGCCCTTCACCGACGTGATGCACACCTCGGTGACCGAGCTGCTCAAGCACGTGGCCGCCTCCAAGCTGCAATGA
- the nuoL gene encoding NADH-quinone oxidoreductase subunit L — translation MAAQLNPTLLLAVPLAPLVGATLAGFFGKAIGRAGAHTVTILGVLVALVISVMTLNDVIHGARYSGTVYEWMVLGDFKMEVGFLVDGLTAMMMCVVTFVSLMVHVYTIGYMHEDPGYQRFFAYISLFTFSMLMLVMSNNFLQLFFGWEAVGLVSYLLIGFWYTKPTAIFANMKAFLVNRVGDFGFILGIGLLAAYAGTLNYGETFAKANDLARLLFPGTDWMLITVACICLFIGAMGKSAQFPLHVWLPDSMEGPTPISALIHAATMVTAGIFMVARMSPLFELSDTALNFVLVIGAITALFMGFLGIIQNDIKRVVAYSTLSQLGYMTVALGVSAYSVAVFHLMTHAFFKALLFLGAGSVIMGMHHDQDIRNMGGLWKHMKITWITSLLGSLALIGTPFFAGFYSKDSIIEAVHASRLPAAHWAYYAVVAGVFVTAFYSFRMYFLVFHGKEHFHHKPFPPEDAHDDHHDDHGHGHDHTPHESPWVVTLPLVLLAIPSVVIGYLAIQPMLYGDFFKDSIFVDLSRHPAMAELAQHFHGAAAMAVHGVQTLPFWLALGGVVTAYVFYMVAPAIPAMFARVLRPLIVVLENKYFFDWFNEHVLSAGARLLGRGLWKGGDQAVIDGLLINGSARLVGVVAGLTRLVQTGHLYWYALVMLLGVFGLLTWQLWPALSGMAGH, via the coding sequence ATGGCTGCACAACTGAACCCCACGCTGCTGCTGGCAGTGCCGCTGGCACCGCTGGTCGGCGCCACGCTCGCCGGCTTCTTCGGCAAGGCCATCGGCCGCGCCGGAGCGCACACCGTCACCATCCTGGGCGTGCTGGTCGCCCTGGTGATCTCGGTGATGACGCTCAACGATGTCATCCACGGCGCCCGCTACTCGGGCACCGTGTACGAATGGATGGTGCTTGGCGACTTCAAGATGGAAGTCGGCTTCCTGGTCGATGGTCTCACCGCGATGATGATGTGCGTGGTGACCTTCGTGTCGCTGATGGTGCACGTCTACACCATCGGCTACATGCACGAGGATCCGGGCTACCAGCGCTTCTTCGCCTACATCTCGCTGTTCACCTTCTCGATGCTCATGCTGGTGATGAGCAACAACTTCCTGCAGCTGTTCTTCGGCTGGGAAGCCGTGGGCCTGGTGTCGTACCTGCTGATCGGCTTCTGGTACACCAAGCCGACGGCCATCTTCGCCAACATGAAGGCCTTCCTGGTCAACCGGGTGGGCGACTTCGGCTTCATCCTGGGCATCGGCCTGCTGGCCGCCTACGCCGGCACGCTGAACTACGGCGAGACCTTCGCCAAGGCCAACGATCTGGCCAGGCTGCTGTTCCCGGGCACCGACTGGATGCTGATCACGGTGGCCTGCATCTGCCTGTTCATCGGCGCCATGGGCAAGAGCGCGCAGTTCCCGCTGCATGTGTGGCTGCCCGATTCGATGGAAGGTCCGACCCCGATCTCGGCGCTGATCCACGCCGCCACCATGGTGACGGCCGGCATCTTCATGGTGGCGCGCATGTCGCCGCTGTTCGAACTGAGCGACACGGCGCTGAACTTCGTGCTGGTGATCGGCGCGATCACCGCCTTGTTCATGGGCTTCCTGGGCATCATCCAGAACGACATCAAGCGCGTGGTGGCCTACTCCACGCTGTCGCAGCTGGGCTACATGACCGTGGCGCTGGGCGTCTCGGCCTACTCGGTGGCGGTGTTCCACCTGATGACCCACGCGTTCTTCAAGGCGCTGCTGTTCCTGGGCGCCGGCTCGGTGATCATGGGCATGCACCACGATCAGGACATCCGCAACATGGGTGGCCTGTGGAAGCACATGAAGATCACCTGGATCACCTCGCTGCTGGGCAGCCTGGCGCTGATCGGCACGCCGTTCTTCGCCGGCTTCTATTCGAAGGATTCGATCATCGAGGCGGTGCATGCCAGCCGTCTGCCGGCTGCGCACTGGGCCTACTACGCGGTGGTGGCCGGGGTGTTCGTCACCGCCTTCTACTCGTTCCGGATGTACTTCCTGGTCTTCCACGGCAAGGAGCACTTCCACCACAAGCCGTTCCCGCCGGAAGACGCGCACGACGATCACCACGACGACCACGGCCATGGCCACGACCACACGCCGCACGAGTCGCCCTGGGTGGTGACACTGCCACTGGTGCTGCTGGCCATCCCTTCGGTGGTGATCGGCTACCTGGCCATCCAGCCGATGCTGTACGGCGACTTCTTCAAGGACTCGATCTTTGTCGACCTGTCGCGCCATCCGGCCATGGCCGAGCTGGCCCAGCACTTCCATGGCGCTGCCGCCATGGCGGTGCACGGCGTGCAGACGCTGCCGTTCTGGTTGGCGCTGGGCGGGGTGGTCACGGCCTATGTGTTCTACATGGTCGCGCCGGCCATCCCGGCGATGTTTGCCCGCGTGCTGCGGCCGCTGATCGTGGTGCTCGAGAACAAGTACTTCTTCGACTGGTTCAACGAGCATGTGCTGTCGGCCGGGGCGCGCCTGCTGGGTCGCGGCCTGTGGAAGGGCGGCGACCAGGCGGTGATCGACGGCCTGCTGATCAACGGCTCGGCGCGCCTGGTGGGCGTGGTGGCCGGCCTCACCCGGCTGGTGCAGACCGGTCACCTCTATTGGTATGCCCTGGTGATGCTGCTGGGCGTGTTCGGCCTGCTGACCTGGCAATTGTGGCCGGCGCTGTCCGGCATGGCCGGCCACTGA
- the nuoK gene encoding NADH-quinone oxidoreductase subunit NuoK, giving the protein MSLGSITLGHYLSLGGLLFALSVIGIYMNRRNLIVLLMAIELMLLAVNMNFVAFSHYLGDMGGQVFVFFILTVAAAESAIGLAILVVLFRNRATINVAELDTLKG; this is encoded by the coding sequence ATGAGTCTCGGTTCCATCACGCTGGGCCACTACCTGTCGCTGGGTGGCCTGCTGTTCGCGCTGTCGGTGATCGGCATCTACATGAACCGGCGCAACCTGATCGTGCTGCTGATGGCCATCGAGCTGATGCTGCTGGCGGTCAACATGAACTTCGTGGCCTTCTCGCACTATCTGGGCGACATGGGCGGCCAGGTGTTCGTGTTCTTCATCCTCACGGTGGCGGCGGCCGAATCGGCCATCGGCCTGGCGATCCTGGTGGTGTTGTTCCGCAACCGCGCCACGATCAACGTCGCCGAACTCGACACGCTCAAGGGCTGA
- a CDS encoding NADH-quinone oxidoreductase subunit J has translation MTTTGALFYFFSAVLLFASFRVITARSTVHAALFLVLAFANASVIWMLLKAEFLAITLVLVYVGAVMVLFLFVVMMLDLNSDDFREGFWKHMPLAGLIGAVIALEMAMVLMGGFRLTEAPALDPALAKLGNTRLLGIEIYTKYLYPVQLAAVLLLVAIVAAVALTLRRRKDSRYLDPAEQVKARKADRVRIVKMPAVVDAPAAAAAAAGEEKKA, from the coding sequence ATGACAACCACTGGCGCACTGTTCTACTTCTTCTCGGCCGTGCTGCTGTTCGCCTCGTTCCGTGTCATCACGGCGCGGAGCACGGTGCACGCAGCCCTGTTTCTGGTGCTGGCGTTCGCCAACGCCTCCGTCATCTGGATGCTGCTGAAAGCCGAGTTCCTGGCCATCACGCTGGTGCTGGTGTATGTGGGCGCGGTGATGGTGCTGTTCCTGTTCGTGGTGATGATGCTCGATCTGAACTCGGATGACTTCCGGGAGGGCTTCTGGAAGCACATGCCGCTGGCCGGCCTGATCGGCGCGGTGATCGCGCTCGAGATGGCCATGGTGCTGATGGGCGGCTTCCGGCTCACCGAGGCGCCGGCGCTCGACCCCGCGTTGGCCAAGCTGGGCAACACCCGCCTGCTGGGCATCGAGATCTACACCAAGTACCTGTACCCGGTGCAGCTGGCCGCGGTGCTGCTGCTGGTGGCCATCGTGGCCGCGGTGGCGCTCACGCTGCGCCGCCGCAAGGACAGCCGCTACCTGGACCCGGCCGAGCAGGTCAAGGCCCGCAAGGCCGACCGCGTGCGCATCGTCAAGATGCCGGCCGTGGTCGACGCACCGGCCGCCGCCGCAGCCGCCGCTGGCGAGGAGAAGAAGGCATGA
- the nuoI gene encoding NADH-quinone oxidoreductase subunit NuoI gives MASQTSLKDFVSSFMLLELFKGLKITGKYFWAKKITVQFPEEKTPLSPRFRGLHALRRYENGEERCIACKLCEAVCPAMAITIEAGVREDGTRRTTRYDIDLTKCIFCGFCEESCPVDSIVETHIFEYHGEKRGDLYFTKDMLLAVGDRYEKDIAANKEADAKYR, from the coding sequence ATGGCTTCCCAGACGTCATTGAAAGACTTCGTCTCCAGCTTCATGCTGCTGGAGTTGTTCAAGGGCCTGAAGATCACCGGCAAGTACTTCTGGGCCAAGAAGATCACGGTGCAGTTCCCGGAAGAGAAGACGCCGCTGAGTCCGCGTTTTCGCGGCCTGCATGCGCTGCGCCGCTACGAGAACGGCGAAGAGCGCTGCATTGCCTGCAAGCTGTGCGAGGCGGTGTGCCCGGCGATGGCCATCACCATCGAGGCCGGCGTGCGCGAGGACGGCACGCGCCGCACCACGCGCTACGACATCGACCTGACCAAGTGCATCTTCTGCGGCTTCTGCGAAGAAAGCTGTCCGGTCGACTCGATCGTCGAGACGCACATCTTCGAATACCACGGTGAGAAGCGGGGCGACCTGTACTTCACCAAGGACATGCTGCTCGCAGTGGGCGACCGCTACGAGAAGGACATTGCCGCCAACAAGGAGGCCGACGCCAAGTACCGCTGA
- the nuoH gene encoding NADH-quinone oxidoreductase subunit NuoH, which produces MIDQLNQAGASLIGATPWLVVWSLIKIVAVLLPLLISVAYLTLWERKGIGFTQLRPGPNRVGPFGLLTPIADAVKLIFKEIIRPTAANKGLFFLGPVMTIMPALAAWAVVPFGPEVALANVNAGLLFLMAITSLEVYGVIIAGWASNSKYAFLGALRASAQMVSYEIAMGFALVVVLMVTGSMNMSEIVSSQGQGTMASAGLGFLSWNWLPLLPVFVVYFISGLAETNRHPFDVVEGESEIVAGHMIEYSGMSFAMFFLAEYANMILVSTLCVIMFLGGWLAPVAFLDFIPGWIWLAAKVFVVVTMFLWVRASFPRYRYDQIMRLGWKIFIPVTLVWLVVVGLWMQTPFNIWK; this is translated from the coding sequence ATGATCGACCAACTCAACCAGGCCGGGGCCTCGCTGATCGGCGCTACGCCGTGGCTCGTGGTCTGGAGCCTGATCAAGATCGTGGCGGTGCTGCTGCCGCTGCTGATCTCGGTGGCCTACCTCACGCTGTGGGAGCGCAAGGGCATCGGCTTCACCCAGCTGCGTCCGGGCCCCAATCGGGTTGGCCCGTTCGGCCTGCTGACCCCGATCGCCGATGCGGTGAAGCTGATCTTCAAGGAGATCATCCGCCCCACCGCCGCCAACAAGGGCCTGTTCTTCCTGGGCCCGGTGATGACCATCATGCCGGCGCTGGCGGCCTGGGCGGTGGTGCCCTTCGGCCCCGAGGTGGCACTGGCCAATGTCAACGCCGGCCTGCTGTTCCTGATGGCCATCACCTCGCTCGAGGTCTACGGCGTGATCATTGCCGGCTGGGCCTCGAACTCGAAGTACGCCTTCCTGGGCGCGCTGCGCGCATCGGCCCAGATGGTGAGCTACGAGATCGCGATGGGCTTCGCGCTGGTGGTGGTGCTGATGGTCACCGGCTCGATGAACATGAGCGAGATCGTCAGCAGCCAGGGGCAGGGCACGATGGCCTCGGCCGGCCTGGGCTTCCTCAGCTGGAACTGGCTGCCGCTGCTGCCGGTGTTCGTCGTGTACTTCATCTCCGGCCTGGCCGAGACCAACCGGCACCCGTTCGACGTGGTGGAAGGCGAGTCGGAGATCGTGGCCGGCCACATGATCGAGTACTCGGGCATGTCGTTCGCGATGTTCTTCCTGGCCGAATACGCCAACATGATCCTGGTCTCGACGCTGTGCGTGATCATGTTCCTGGGTGGCTGGCTGGCACCGGTTGCGTTCCTTGACTTCATCCCCGGCTGGATCTGGCTGGCGGCCAAGGTCTTCGTGGTGGTCACCATGTTCCTGTGGGTGCGGGCCTCGTTCCCGCGCTACCGCTACGACCAGATCATGCGTCTGGGCTGGAAGATCTTCATCCCGGTCACGCTGGTGTGGCTGGTGGTGGTGGGCCTGTGGATGCAGACCCCGTTCAACATCTGGAAGTAA